Below is a window of Humulus lupulus chromosome 9, drHumLupu1.1, whole genome shotgun sequence DNA.
GAAacattaccctccagtttttgagggaggcgaagcagcttaactccagctcgagtgttcgctctgacgCAGTCAATGGCTGAGGCAGGTTCCTCAGTAATGGCAGGTCTGCCTCCTAGTTCTGATTCTTATGTTATGTTGATTGGATCTGGTTCcatgtttttatttgttttgttgcaTCTAGTAGAGGCATAGACTTAGTATGtagattatgtggttatgttgtgatgagaactTGGAACCCTAACGCCTACCGAGGAACTGCTAActttttaagagatgggttaTATTATTGTGGGAAAATAttcatcagttgacttgatagagttggttatgacagaatttgatatgatcttgggtatggaatggttagccaagtgtggggaaatgatagattgcaagaaaaagatggtaacccttgAGCCTTAGGGTGAggaaccctttgtatttgttggcactgtgcatggaccccgtatacctatgatatctgtacttagagctagagacctattgcaaagGGGAtacatagggttcttagctagtgtggtggataccacttaggtcgtgccagtgggaccaggacgaACCAAAAAgggtgtgagtttctggatgtgtttctagaggatctaccagggttacgTCTACACatggagatagagtttgtgattaagtttgcaccagagacggaactagtgtctagggcaccgtataggatggctCTAGCAGAGCTGAATGAGCTAAAAGTTCAATTATAGGAATTACTGGACTTGGGCTTTATTAGGCctagtttcttgccatggggctgtaacgccttggatagccaagaccattaaaTTGTGTAtattaaaatagtgcaagacttgctaatcaagtcgtttggacataaacgtgttactaaagtCAACTAACGGATTAAGGTTAAAGACTTTGATCATAAAatagttatttttcattaaaagtaaAGAGTTTGttcacgagatcccaaaaatggTGTTTACAAGGAAATTATAACCCTTAAAAAAATACAACTGAAGCCAGTCTAAGtgggctgtggtggtcgagcagctactGATGTACACACTGCCCTCAAAGCTTTCCAGCTCACGGCTGGTTTAGctttccctttcctttacctgcaccacatagcacccataagccaaggctcaacaagaaaacttaattcacatTCACAAATGCACAACATTACACATACAGTAAATTAAGACCGAACAAGTCAATAATAATAGAACATAAGCAACAAGCTAGGAAATAATAAACAATTTAATCCAACATGTAATTCAATCTCAACATTCAGTACAGTTAATTAAGTGTCGACGCCCTTAGACCGAGCCCTTtaattatttagctgaccccgacttGCTTAGGCTGGGCTGCGTTCCGCATGCTTAACATCAACCTCAGCTCCCTTAGGCCAGACTTTCAGATCAAATATAACAGATAGATAGATTGTGAAACTCACAATCGAAAGTAGCACGAACAAACATGCCTATCCTGATATCTTCAGACACAGATATATTCACAATctcacatatattcatttacagggggtctcagccccattcacaacccaggtgcagttttcttacctcgaatccctaGCTGAAGTCgtagagcggtcccgagcacgatccttaatctTGAGCCTTAACAGTAACCCTACTCAGAAAGCGATAATGGACAACTATCAAaatctaaaccaattaaaagctttagaataacatactagcctctgggacctcgaattctacaaaactggtagtagaatccttcttgaggacttaggtttgagttcctgagccCAAAAACCTAATTTGGTTATTTCTTCCAATTAGAGTCGCGGCCCACCCCCCTAGGGCAGCGActcgctacaagtcagagagccccaaggctctcttcTGGGGGACACAGGCCGCAGCATGCCTGAACCTGCTCTGCGGCACCTGGGAAAAAGTTTAGAGGCTCCCAGCCTGTttgcacacacgggccgcgactcgagcccaaaacccaaaaaaaccTGCATATTTCACTACGTTTTTCCTTAGCTTAACTCATCAAAATCCAACATAACGTGCATCAACTCCAGAATTGAGCCTCTACACCTCAATAGTATACTCAGAGCAACACAATCACCTAGAAATCTATCCAAAATCCTCCTAGGAACTAAGAATTCAACAAAACCTTTGAAACTCAAAGAACTTAAGAAAACCTATACTAACAGCAGAATTTCACCATGAAATTAAGACTTAGACCTTGCCTTGATGATGACTCTGACCTTGAGCTTACCCTCTAGTGATCTTAGCTCCAATTCCAGCTTGAATCCACAACTTCAGTCTCAATTCTAAgctttctcttcaaaatccccaaaacctCCAAAACcttagagagagatagagagagagagagagagagagagagagagaaaagaacaTGAGTGTGAGAGAGCTGAGGGATTGTCTGATTGTTTCTAGCTAACTCCTAAGGTTTCCTAAGTATATCCCCTAGtacaaagaccaaaatacccctagtgtTACCTCATCCCTTTAAGGGAAAAACGGTCATTAGTcctgattcccgctaattcctcgagtcgttCTAAAAATTTTCAATTAGTCCCGACATACCCAACTAATAACCAAATAATTTCTCGCTacttgataaatcccaaatatacgttaAATTTTCCacaatacccttaggctcaccccgagccgggtattagaccttattgtgactattccgctcacttagatcgcctcgagccaaatactgcaaatatatccacataataatgtggtcttaataatttaacacatataatcacatatatgccttcatcggcccaaaatcacaaatatgccATTTTAACAAAAAcaggcacacatgcatatttaatactcataaacatgcatatatattcatattatcatataaatcatgtatgccatgtaGTAACACATATTctcaattaatttcacacatatatccaattatgtcctcccgacacactaatcaaggcacaatactttattagcatttttgggacgttacaggggcgcaccagttctcttcatgaagaagaaagatggttctctgaggatgtgtatcgattatagggaattgaacaagttaactatcgagaacagatatcctctgccaaggattgatgatctggttgatcagttacagggtaagacggtattctcaaagatagatcttcgatctggttatcactagctgaggatcaaggagggagatgtaTCGAAGATTGCTTTTCGTACCagatacgggcattatgagttcttagtcatgtagtttggattgactaatggcccaacaacatttatggatctgatgaacagggtgttcaaagactacCTGAAACGATTCAGGAtcgtatttattgatgatatactAGTATACTCTCAGCCAGAGACAAAGCACGAGCATCATCTCAAATTAGTATTATAGAGGCTGAAAGATCACAGAttgtatgcgaaattcaagaagtgcgagttttggttgccacaggtgacttccttaggtcacatagtcactaaggatggaattatggtggatccagcgaagattgagcgGTCAAAGGTTGGctaaggccaaagaatgctttagaGATAAGAAGTTTCTTAGGATTGGCAGGTTACTATAGATGTTTTGTggagaggatatgactagagcaggtttTGAGCTAATgatgggccagttagccaacatcaccctgcatTCTaatcttttagagaggatcaaagagaaacagttgagtgacccacagttgAGAAGGATTAGAGGGAacgtcctagctagagtggctaaggactatatagTGTTTGACACAGGTTTATTGACGTACAAGGATCGAAGttgtgtttcgatggacactgggatacaccaagagattctggatgaatctcatccTACCccttattctttacatccaggcaccatgaagatgtaccaggatctgaaagccttatattggtggcttgggatgaagagggacgtgactgagtacgtggaaaagtgcctaacctgtcagcaggttaagACAGAGCATCAAACACCAGTAgtgctattacagcctctggatatcccatagtggaaatgtgaagatatcacaatggattttgtggttgggatACCCAGgatcgtgggtcaacatgattcggtgtgggttatcatTGATCGATCCACCAAATTAGCTCATTTGTTACTAGTGAGGATGACATATACacttgaccagtacgcagatctctatgtgagagagatagtgctcCTTCATGGGGCTGTGAGGTCTATgttgtcagattgggaccccacatttacttccaagttttggggaagtctgcagaaggctatgggtacatagttgaaattcagtacaacctatcatcctcaaacagatggtcaATCTAAGATGACGAtatagatattagaagacatgctgcaagcatgtgtactggactttgaaaggtcctagagtaagtattttccCTTGATAGAGCTTTCCTAtaataacaactatcagtcgaccattggagtagctccttatgagatgttgtatggtaggaaatgcatatcGTCCATtgattgggatgagacaggagaaaggaaatatttgggtcctgaggcagttcagaggaccactgaggctattgaaaagattagaggtTGGGTGCTCGCATCTctgagtagacagaagagttattcagacccaaagcggaggaacgtggagttccaagtgggggaTTGTAGTGGCCAAAAATTATGCCAGGCCCAAATCAATTATGCCATCGGCCCAATCAGAAACTATAGCCTAATAAACACTAAATAGACCATCAAGTTAAGTCCGTAAGGAACTACTCTAAACAACCAGGCCCAGTCTATGCCTCAAATAAATCTTAGCCCACTCATCAAGGGTAGTGTTGGATTTGACTACTCTGTAAGCCCAAAAAGCTTTATAGCGGCAAAACGAGTCCAAAACGTGGGCAAAGGAGTTGGGTCAATCTATAACTCACCCAAAAGAATAggtcttcctccttttcaggagGAAGACCGCATCTCACGTTCACTCCTCAGTGGCTAAGCAACAGACTATTGAAAACTTTATAAAAGCAAGTTTCAGGACCTGAAGGGAGGGGGCCTTTTTTATTCAAAAACTCAATCTCTCTCTAATACTATCAGACCGATCACTTAGATCATCCTTCACTACCACATTACGGTGGATTTATTCGCTTGTTGTTTACTTTCCTTACATTTTCTTTATTCTATATTTTAATTGCTTACTGACTTGACCGTCGGAGTCCCTTCGGCTGGCATCACCCCGGTGTCCCAAGGCTTTTACGGTCATTCTTCCTTTGTTCTACAGGTTGTTAGTGCCCGCGATCCATCCTTTCCGATCATTGTAGATTTCAGCCTCTACAATTTGGCGCCCACCGTGGGGCCCTGACAGACTGAATCAGGAGCAAAGGACGCACATCCATCGCCATGGAAAACTTGGAAGAAGGAGAGATCAACGTCCAAGCTCAGCTAGCTGCCCTGATGGCCCAGATGAGAGATACTAACGAAAGCCTCAGAATGGTGCAGCAAGAGAACATAGCATTCAGGGAGGAGAATGCCTTATTGAAGTCAAAAATGGAGATGTTGGAATCTACTCAACGCAGCGCAGCTGAATCCCAGATAAGGTTCCGCACTCCAATTCCACCCATGCAACCGTTCGATACTACCCTAGGAGCAGTGTCCAACCAAGCCTCAGGCCAACAGTCGACGATCACTGAAAGACCACAAGATCAGACAGCAGGCCAATAGTTGACCCCGACAACTAATGGAATTGGTGGGTCAATCCCAGGGGGATCAACCCAAACCCATGGACCCCCGCCGGTAGTCGAAAATCCTATGACAAATGAACAAATGCCAACTGCTCCGATAGGAGACAACCCAATGTCGAGTACTCCAGGGGGGCCACCCAAGACCTTTGATCCAACCCTTCCAACTACTCTGCCATCTGATATTTCTATTGTTCCATCTGCAGGACGGAGCACTACGCTAACACCCGAAGAGATGATTGAGCAGCTGGTGGCAAAGAAGCTGGAAGGCATGGAAGCCATGATCCATAGGATCCCAGGGGTCCCAGTGCCAATCCGGAAGAGCTTACCCAGTAGCTTTGCAAACTCTCCATTCGTGGATGCCATAGCACTCGTAGAGATGCCAAAAAAGTTTGTCTTCCCACTAATGAAGATGTATGATGGAACGACAGATCCGAATGATCACATAGCAAGCTACAAGCAACGAATGTTCACAACCGCCATCCCTCGCGAACTATGCGAGGATTGTATGTGTAAGGGGTTCGGATCCAGTTTGGTAGGCCCAACCCTCCAATGGTATACGGACCTACCTAATAACTCTATCTCTTCATTTGCTCAATTAACTGACATATTTGTAGAGCAATTTGCTGGTAGCAGGAAGCTGGAGAAGTTATCTGATGATCTTTATAGGATCAAACAAAGGAGGGGCGAGTCACTTAGAGACTACGTTGCTAGGTTCAATACGGAGAAAGTATCCATCACGTCATGCAACATTGATACAGCGATTACGGCCTTTCGGAAAGGACTAATGGTAGATTCAGACCTTTATAAAGAACTAACCAAGTATCCTTGCAGGACCATGGAAGACGTGCTAGCCAAAGCTTGGGCtcaaatcaaatgggaagaagatGAATCAAACAGATCTACATATTCGCCCTACCCAAATACAAGAGAAAGCAGAAGCACAAGGAGAATAGAACGCAGATATAGCCCATACCGCAAATTGCAACCAACTACCAGAACCAGCAGACCAGGAAGAGAGCCTAGGCACACACTACCATCCACAAGACCAAGAGAACAAGAGAAAACACCCATCCTAGAGTATAATCTAAATATAGACCCAGTGGAGATCGTAGCGGTGATGAAAGGGATGGGAAACAAAGTCAAGTGGCCTGAAAAGATAAAAAAGCCAGCTGATAAACGAGATACCACCAAGTGGTGCGAATTCCACAATGATCATGGCCATACGACAGCAGAATGCATCGCTCTACGTTTTGAGGTCACAGGACTTCTCCGCCGAGGTCAACTCAGAGATTTTTTGTCAGACAAAGGAAAAATCACCATGACCGGGGGAGATACCAGACCAACCACGCCACCAGAGCCACCCCAACACACACGGACATGCAACGTAATATCTGGAGGATCAGAAGTGAGTGGAGTGACATACTCAGCTTCCAAGAGACATGCAAGGGAAGTCTCAGGGATGGACGGAAGACCAAAGAGGCCACCAACAAACTATACCGGACAAACCATAAGCTTTGTCGATGATGAAGCCTCAGATTTTCTTAATCCTCATCATGATGCTTTAGTCATTTCACTATTTATTTCAAACTGTTTAACTAAACGAATATTGATTGACAATGGAAGTTCAACTAACATCTTATTTTTACATGCTCTTAGGGGGATGGGGATTGACGAATCTACCGTCATCCGTAAGTCAACCGTACTTGTGGGATTCAGCGGTGAGCAAAAGCATTCTGTTGGTGAGGTGACATTGTATGTGTATGCCGAAGGAGTCAATCTCCAAACCAAATTTTTAGTAGTCGACTCACCCTCAGCCTACAACGCCATCCTTGGCCGTCCTTGGATTCACGCAATGAAAGTAGTCCCATCTACATACCATCAGGTCATTCGTTTTCCAACTAAGTGGGGAGTGAAGGAGATCTGTGGAGCACAAAATATGGCTCGAGATTGTTATCAGACTACATTGAAAGACAAACAAGCCTCAGCATAGCAACTACAGCACGCTACATCATCGAGTGCACCTGTAGAGCCCGAGATGGAGGATCTCGATGATGTGAGCATCAGTGAAGACTTCCCGGAGCATACCATCCAAATAGGATCAAAGTTGACACCTGAGTTTCGTGCTCGACTCATCGAGTTCCTGAAGAAGCACCATAACTGTTTCGCATGGTCTCACGAGGACATGACAGGTATTGACCCTAATATTATTGTTCATAAGTTGCAGGTAGACCCAGACTATCCCCCAATCAAGCAAAAAAGGAGAAAGTTTGCTCCAGAACGCAACAAAGTAATCAATGAAGAGATCCAAAAGCTGATCGACATAGGGTTTGTTCGAGAAGTTGACTATCCTGACTGGCTAGCTAATGTTGTTGTGGTAAAGAAGAAGAATGGTAAGTGGCGAATTTGTATTGATTTTACAGATCTAAACAAGGCGTGCCCCAAGGATTCGTTCCCATTGCCACACATagatatgatggtggatgcaacaGCTGGACATGAGCTActcagcttcatggatgccttctcaggatacaaccagatactCATGCATCcggaagatcaagaaaagacagCATTCATTACCGAACGAGGGACGTTCtgctacaaagtcatgcccttcggactcaaGAACGCGGGGGCAACATACCAAAGGCTAGTTAATCGGATGTTCGCAGAGATTCTAGGAAACTCGATGGAGGTCTACAtagatgatatgctagtcaagtcgtTGGTTGCCCAAGACCACCTTGACCATCTCCAACAAGCATTTAAGGTGCTtgaaaaatataacatgaaattaaatCCTGCCAAATGTTCTTTTGCTGTATCATCAGGGAAATTCTTAGGCTACATGGTGACCAAACacggaatagaagccaatccagagAAAATAAGGTCAATCCAAAACATCCAACCACCTAAGAACATCAAAGATATACAACGTTTAAATGGGAGGATAGCAGCACTAAGCCgattcatatcaaagtcatctgaACGCTGCCATATCTTCTTCTCAAAGCTTCGGAAGACCGAAGACTTCATCTGGACAGAAGAATATCAGAAAGCACTCGACGAACTCAAGGTATATCTCTCGTCACCACCACTGATGGCCAAGCCTAAAGATGGAGAAACGCTCTACATTTACCTAGCAGTATCAGAAACAACCGTCAGTGCCGTTCTCGTAAGAGAAGAAAATGGTAAGCAACAACCCGTGTATTATATATCTAAAACTCTATTGAATGCAGAAACTAGATACAACCAGCTAGAGAAGCTGGCCCTGGCACTCGTCACAGCAGGACGGAAGCTCAGACCCTATTTCCAGTGTCACCCTATAGTGGTACTTACGCAATATCCACTCCGTGCCATACTACACAAACCAGAACTCTCAGGAAGATTGACAAAATGGGCTGTAGAGCTCAGTGAATACGATATCACATTTCAACCAAGGACCGCAATCAAATCTCAGGTATCAGCTGACTTTATTGCAGACTTCTTTAGTGATATGCAGATTCAAGCGGAGAAGGAATTGTTATGtctggaacaacaatcaaataccAAATGGAGGTTGTCGGTTGACGGGTCAAGCAACAACAAAGGATGCGGACTTGGGATAGTGCTCACAACCCCAACTGGAGACATTATACAACGATCCATTAGGTGTGAATTCAAAGCTacgaataatgaagcagaatatgaggtaTTGATAGCTGGACTCGACTTAGCAAGGGAATTGAATATAAAGAATATCAAAGTCACTTCGGACTCCCAGCTGGTGGTCAACCAACTCAATGGGACTTACCAAGCAAAAGACTAAAAAATGACAGCATACTTGGAGGTAGTAAAAGAAAAGGTAAAACACTTCAATGAATTTTCAATTGTTCAAGTTCCTAGATTAGAGAATGACCATGCAGATGCACTCGCAAACTTGGGCTCGACAATCCAAATTAAGAATGGGGTTACAATCCCAGTAGTATACATGCAATGGCCAGCCGTGTGGAAGCAACCAGAACAATCAACGAACACCATCGACACTCAATCTTAGATGACACCAATTATTGAGTACCTGCACTATGGTACTTTACCGGCGGACAAAAATGAGTCAAGAAAGCTAAGGACAAAGGCAGCCAGGTTCACCCTCAGCAGCGGCCGACTGTACAAAAGATCGTTCACTGGTCCTTTACTTAGGTATTTGAATCCAGCCGAGGCAAAGTATATACTGACGGAGCTACACGAAGGCAAATGCGGAAACCATTCTGGATCAAGGAGCCTGTGTAACAAAGCCCTTACAACCGGGTATTATTGGCCAACAATGAGGAAAGACTCAATTGAATTTGttaaaaggtgcgacaagtgccagaggtttgcTCAAGTGTCGCATATGCCGCCTGAAAAACTCCATTCAACATTGACGCCATGGCCCTTCATGAAGTGGGGAATGGATATCGTAGGAAAGATGCCAACGGCGCCGGGATAAAGAGTATTTATGCTAGCAGTGACTGATTATTTCACCAAATGGGTTGAAGCAGAAGCATACGCGCAAGTCAGGGACCGAGAAGTCAAGAGTTTTATCTGGAGAAATATCATATGCAGATTTGGGGTGCCAAGGGAGATTGTGACGGACAATGGTTCTCAATTCATAAGTATCGAATTTCaagatttttgtaaaaaatgGGGAATACAACTCTCGTTCTCGACACCCAGATACCCACAATCAAATGGACAAGCAGAAGCGACAAACAAGAGCGTGGTAGCATCGCTAAAGAAAAGACTAGACAGAGAAAAAGGAAGGTGGGCAGATGAACTTCCAGGAGTACTATGGGCCTACCGAACAACAAAAAAGACTTCAACTGGAGAAACCCCGTTCTCGCTAACCTATGGAACCGAGGCAGTCATTCCCGTAGAGACAGGACTCCCTTCCACAAGATTCGAGCACACGACAGATGCAAGAAACTGGCAAAACATGGGTCACGAGCTTGACATATTAGACGAACGAAGGGAACAAGCATTAATAAGGGTCGCAGCCTACCAACATAAAGTggcacaacactttaacaagaatATCAGAGTTCGACAATTCCATGTTGGTGACTGGGTCTTAAGAAGGGTCTTCCAGAATACAAAAGAAGCAGGAGCTGGAAAGTTGGGTCCGACATGGGAAGGGCCCTATAAGATTACCAAAATAGTAGGACAAGGTGCATACAGACTTCAAGCATATGATGGATGCAACATAAGTAACAGCTGGAACGCTGTTCATTTAAAACAGTATCACTTCTAAACTCTTAACTCTAAGTACTTTACATTTATCATTATTTAATCACAatactgacttaagcatcggagggTCGATGGCCTTGCCGTCGACCACACCCCCTGACATTCCAGGATTCGAAGACATGCCAAGGAAAGCCATCACATACCCATTAAATAGGTAAAAAGTTTCAATTGTTTA
It encodes the following:
- the LOC133800027 gene encoding uncharacterized protein LOC133800027; translated protein: MTNEQMPTAPIGDNPMSSTPGGPPKTFDPTLPTTLPSDISIVPSAGRSTTLTPEEMIEQLVAKKLEGMEAMIHRIPGVPVPIRKSLPSSFANSPFVDAIALVEMPKKFVFPLMKMYDGTTDPNDHIASYKQRMFTTAIPRELCEDCMCKGFGSSLVGPTLQWYTDLPNNSISSFAQLTDIFVEQFAGSRKLEKLSDDLYRIKQRRGESLRDYVARFNTEKVSITSCNIDTAITAFRKGLMVDSDLYKELTKYPCRTMEDVLAKAWAQIKWEEDESNRSTYSPYPNTRESRSTRRIERRYSPYRKLQPTTRTSRPGREPRHTLPSTRPREQEKTPILEYNLNIDPVEIVAVMKGMGNKVKWPEKIKKPADKRDTTKWCEFHNDHGHTTAECIALRFEVTGLLRRGQLRDFLSDKGKITMTGGDTRPTTPPEPPQHTRTCNVISGGSEVSGVTYSASKRHAREVSGMDGRPKRPPTNYTGQTISFVDDEASDFLNPHHDALVISLFISNCLTKRILIDNGSSTNILFLHALRGMGIDESTVIRKSTVLVGFSGEQKHSVGEVTLYVYAEGVNLQTKFLVVDSPSAYNAILGRPWIHAMKVVPSTYHQVIRFPTKWGVKEICGAQNMARDCYQTTLKDKQASA